The following proteins are encoded in a genomic region of Magnolia sinica isolate HGM2019 chromosome 1, MsV1, whole genome shotgun sequence:
- the LOC131256624 gene encoding protein LURP-one-related 5-like, which translates to MGGGIVEESFCYEEETHLTVLKTSHFFEGDGFTVYDSNGQIVFRVDSYGPEAGNGDELVLMNATGKCLLTVHRKRASLHHRWEGFLGERMNGQKHIFSVHRSSMIGRTSVTAEVYGSPVVEYQIEGSYSHRCCTFYSISASNGSRVAVAEIKRKVTASAHVMLGKDVFWLYLKPGFDGAFAMALVIVLDQINGDDDYDGSEIVDDDGDVIESTVDDSSSPSTHS; encoded by the exons ATGGGTGGAGGGATCGTAGAGGAGAGCTTCTGCTACGAAGAGGAAACGCACCTGACCGTACTGAAAACCTCCCACTTCTTCGAAGGAGATGGATTCACCGTCTACGACTCCAACGGTCAGATCGTCTTCCGAGTCGACAGCTACGGCCCCGAAGCCGGTAACGGTGACGAACTCGTCCTCATGAACGCCACTGGAAAGTGCCTCCTCACCGTCCATCgcaag AGGGCGAGCCTTCACCATCGGTGGGAAGGATTTCTAGGGGAGAGAATGAACGGTCAGAAACACATCTTCAGCGTTCACCGTTCTTCCATGATCGGTCGAACGAGCGTCACGGCAGAAGTGTACGGAAGCCCCGTGGTGGAGTACCAAATCGAGGGCTCCTATTCCCACCGATGCTGCACTTTTTATTCCATATCCGCATCCAACGGCTCTCGAGTGGCCGTTGCTGAGATCAAGAGAAAAGTGACTGCTTCGGCGCATGTAATGCTTGGGAAGGACGTCTTCTGGCTCTACCTCAAGCCTGGGTTTGATGGGGCCTTTGCAATGGCACTAGTCATTGTCCTTGATCAGATCAACGGTGATGATGACTACGATGGTAGTGAGATCGTGGATGATGATGGGGATGTGATCGAATCAACGGTCGACGATAGTTCGTCTCCATCAACTCATTCGTGA